A stretch of Comamonadaceae bacterium M7527 DNA encodes these proteins:
- the glxR gene encoding 2-hydroxy-3-oxopropionate reductase, translating into MTKGGLNIGFIGLGIMGAPMAENLQKAGHQLFVYGRSKVASVLVEGGATVCVSSADVAKRADIVITMLPDTPQVDEVLFGSKGVAAGLSAGKVVVDMSSIAPMATKDFAKKINALGCDYLDAPVSGGEVGAKAASLTIMVGGPQAAFDRVKPLFEVMGKNITLVGGNGDGQTTKVANQIIVALNIEAVSEALLFASKAGADPGKVRQALMGGFAASRILEVHGERMVKRTFNPGFRIELHQKDLNLALQGAKALGVSLPNTATAQELFNTCAAHGMGGLDHSALCRSLEIMSNHEIAHAE; encoded by the coding sequence ATGACTAAAGGTGGATTGAACATTGGATTTATTGGTCTGGGCATCATGGGCGCTCCTATGGCAGAAAATCTGCAAAAAGCTGGACACCAGTTGTTTGTGTACGGCCGCTCTAAGGTTGCATCTGTGCTGGTGGAAGGTGGTGCAACGGTTTGCGTGAGCAGCGCCGATGTGGCGAAACGGGCCGATATTGTCATCACCATGCTGCCAGACACACCGCAGGTGGACGAGGTTTTGTTTGGCTCAAAGGGTGTGGCGGCAGGCCTTAGCGCAGGCAAGGTGGTGGTGGACATGAGCTCTATCGCGCCCATGGCTACCAAAGACTTTGCCAAAAAAATTAATGCGCTGGGCTGCGACTACTTGGATGCGCCAGTGTCTGGCGGCGAAGTGGGGGCTAAGGCTGCTAGCCTCACCATCATGGTAGGCGGGCCGCAAGCGGCTTTTGATCGCGTCAAGCCCTTGTTTGAAGTGATGGGTAAAAACATCACGTTGGTGGGTGGCAACGGCGACGGACAAACCACCAAAGTGGCCAATCAAATTATTGTGGCGTTGAATATTGAGGCTGTATCAGAGGCCTTGTTGTTTGCCAGCAAGGCAGGCGCTGATCCAGGTAAAGTGCGACAAGCTTTGATGGGCGGTTTTGCGGCATCGCGCATTTTGGAAGTGCACGGTGAGCGCATGGTCAAACGCACATTCAATCCGGGCTTTCGTATTGAGCTACACCAAAAAGACTTGAACCTGGCTTTGCAAGGCGCCAAGGCTTTAGGGGTTAGCTTGCCCAACACGGCTACGGCACAAGAGCTGTTCAACACGTGTGCAGCGCATGGCATGGGGGGATTGGACCATTCCGCCCTGTGCCGCAGCTTGGAGATCATGTCTAATCACGAAATCGCCCACGCTGAGTAA
- the hyi gene encoding hydroxypyruvate isomerase — protein sequence MPKMTANLTMLFTELPFMQRFEAAAKAGFTSVEFLFPYDFDAEELRSALDGNGLTQALHNLPAGDWAAGERGIACHPERVQEFRAGVQQAIEYATTLGVTQVNCLAGIKPAAIDDSQAFATLVSNVQYAASALQAVGIRLLLEPINTFDIPGFFVNTTAKGLAVLDAAASDNAFLQYDIYHAQRMEGELVSTITKHLPRIGHIQLADNPGRHEPGTGEINYAFVFAQLDDLGYTGSVGCEYKPKTQTEAGLGWLQQFDVQL from the coding sequence ATGCCCAAAATGACTGCCAACCTGACCATGCTGTTTACAGAGCTGCCATTCATGCAACGCTTTGAAGCAGCCGCCAAGGCTGGTTTTACCAGTGTGGAATTTTTGTTTCCATATGACTTTGACGCGGAAGAGTTGCGCAGCGCCCTGGATGGCAATGGCCTCACGCAAGCGCTGCACAACTTGCCGGCGGGAGACTGGGCTGCTGGCGAGCGCGGTATTGCCTGCCACCCAGAACGCGTGCAAGAGTTTCGCGCGGGTGTACAGCAAGCCATTGAGTACGCCACGACCTTGGGCGTGACGCAAGTGAATTGCTTGGCGGGCATCAAACCTGCGGCCATTGACGACAGCCAGGCATTTGCCACCTTGGTTTCAAATGTGCAATACGCCGCATCTGCGCTGCAGGCCGTGGGCATACGTTTGTTACTAGAGCCAATCAACACCTTTGACATTCCGGGCTTTTTTGTGAATACGACGGCCAAAGGTCTGGCGGTGCTGGACGCAGCCGCCAGCGACAACGCGTTTTTGCAGTACGACATCTACCATGCGCAACGTATGGAGGGTGAGTTGGTGAGCACCATTACCAAACACTTGCCGCGTATTGGCCACATTCAGTTGGCGGATAACCCCGGGCGTCATGAGCCAGGTACGGGTGAAATCAACTACGCCTTTGTTTTTGCGCAGCTGGATGACCTTGGTTACACCGGCTCAGTGGGATGTGAGTACAAGCCCAAAACACAGACTGAAGCCGGCTTGGGTTGGTTACAGCAGTTTGATGTGCAACTTTAA
- the gcl gene encoding glyoxylate carboligase, protein MTKMTAAEAAVCVLEKEGLLQAFGVPGAAINPFYAALKKRASISHVLARHVEAASHMAEGYTRAKAGNIGVCIGTSGPAGTDMITGLYSAQADSIPILCITGQAPRARLYKEDFQAVDIEAIAKPVTKWAVTVRESALVPRVFQQACNLMRSGRPGPVLIDLPFDVQMGEIEFDIDTYEPLPAYKPQATQKQISKVLDMLAASEKPLLVAGGGIVNADASALLQAFAEAAGVPVIPTLMGWGTIPDDHALMAGMVGLQTSHRYGNASMLASDFVLGIGNRWANRHTGSVDVYRGNRKFVHIDIEPTQIGRVFEPDYGVVSDAGSALAQLIDGVNQRKAAGQWPNFSDWAKRCAERKRTMLRKTHYTEVPMKPMRVYEEMNAVFGKDTTYVSTIGLSQIAAAQFLHVYGPRRWINCGQAGPLGWTMPAALGVVAADPSANVVALSGDYDFQFMLEELAVGAQFNLPYVHVLVNNAYLGLIRQSQRGFDMDYCVQLAFDNQNMDEDNAQRGYGVDHVAVVEGLGCKAIRVTDPEKVQSALRTAQAMAREHRVPVVVECILERVTNIAMGTEINAVNEFEAIDCRAAQGLETVGLLD, encoded by the coding sequence ATGACAAAAATGACTGCTGCTGAGGCGGCTGTGTGCGTGCTTGAAAAAGAGGGTTTGTTGCAAGCGTTTGGCGTGCCCGGTGCCGCTATCAATCCGTTTTATGCAGCGCTGAAAAAGCGTGCAAGTATCAGCCATGTGCTGGCGCGACATGTCGAGGCTGCATCACATATGGCTGAGGGCTATACCCGGGCCAAGGCGGGCAACATTGGGGTGTGCATTGGCACCTCAGGCCCGGCAGGCACTGACATGATTACAGGTCTGTACTCAGCGCAAGCGGACTCCATTCCAATTTTGTGCATCACTGGTCAGGCACCTAGGGCGCGGCTGTACAAAGAGGACTTTCAGGCGGTGGACATAGAGGCCATTGCCAAGCCGGTTACCAAATGGGCTGTGACGGTACGTGAAAGCGCCTTGGTGCCGCGTGTGTTTCAGCAGGCTTGCAATCTCATGCGATCTGGTCGTCCTGGCCCGGTGTTGATTGACCTGCCGTTTGATGTGCAAATGGGCGAGATTGAATTTGACATCGATACCTACGAGCCGCTTCCGGCCTACAAACCGCAGGCCACACAAAAGCAAATCAGTAAAGTCCTGGACATGCTGGCCGCCAGCGAAAAGCCTTTGTTGGTGGCTGGTGGCGGCATTGTCAATGCTGATGCCAGTGCCTTGTTGCAAGCCTTTGCCGAGGCTGCAGGTGTGCCAGTCATTCCTACGCTGATGGGCTGGGGCACTATTCCTGATGACCACGCGTTGATGGCAGGTATGGTGGGTTTGCAAACAAGTCACCGCTACGGCAACGCATCCATGTTGGCCAGCGACTTTGTGTTGGGCATTGGTAACCGCTGGGCAAACCGTCATACGGGCTCCGTGGATGTGTACAGGGGAAATCGAAAGTTTGTGCACATAGACATCGAACCCACTCAAATTGGTCGCGTGTTTGAGCCCGACTATGGCGTCGTGTCGGATGCAGGCTCTGCGCTTGCGCAATTGATAGATGGCGTTAATCAGCGCAAAGCCGCGGGCCAGTGGCCCAACTTTTCAGATTGGGCCAAGCGTTGCGCCGAGCGCAAACGCACCATGTTGCGCAAGACTCATTACACGGAAGTGCCCATGAAACCCATGCGTGTGTACGAAGAGATGAACGCGGTGTTTGGCAAAGACACCACTTACGTGTCCACCATTGGCTTGAGTCAAATTGCAGCTGCCCAGTTTTTGCATGTATACGGCCCTCGCCGTTGGATCAACTGTGGCCAAGCTGGTCCATTGGGTTGGACCATGCCTGCTGCCCTGGGCGTGGTGGCGGCTGACCCCAGCGCCAACGTCGTGGCCTTGTCTGGCGACTATGACTTTCAGTTCATGTTGGAAGAGTTGGCCGTTGGCGCGCAGTTCAACCTGCCTTATGTGCATGTGTTGGTGAACAACGCCTACCTCGGCCTGATTCGCCAAAGTCAGCGTGGCTTCGATATGGACTACTGTGTGCAACTGGCTTTTGATAACCAAAACATGGATGAAGACAATGCCCAGCGCGGCTATGGCGTAGACCATGTGGCCGTTGTTGAAGGCTTGGGCTGCAAGGCCATACGTGTGACTGACCCAGAAAAAGTACAAAGTGCTTTACGCACGGCGCAAGCAATGGCAAGGGAGCACCGGGTGCCTGTTGTGGTCGAATGCATTTTGGAGCGTGTGACCAATATCGCCATGGGTACAGAGATCAATGCTGTCAATGAGTTTGAGGCCATAGACTGCCGGGCTGCACAAGGCCTAGAAACCGTGGGCCTTCTGGACTGA
- a CDS encoding urate hydroxylase PuuD, translating into MEAYLFDWANLLIRWLHVITAIAWVGSSFYFVFLDNNLIKPESPDLLEKGVGGAMWAVHGGGFYNPQKYLTAPKKVHTHLHWFYWESYTTWLTGFALFCVSYLWQAQTYMVDPNLVAWSQGEAVVVALAFLFGFWFVYDALCRTVGAKDGGDKWVGLFVFAAIVFASWLSTQLFAGRAAFLLMGAMIGTAMSANVFFWIIPGQRKMVKAMGLGEPVDPIHGKRGKQRSVHNTYFTLPVLFAMLSNHYSFTYTHEYNWLVLVVMMTAGALIRQFFVMRHGFKLGRNANPMPYALVGVALIVGLIVAMAPAPKAALSAAQQAQAELPVSYAQVKAVMDQRCVLCHGEAMQMKGVRLDNASDIATHAQGVYQQVVVTRAMPMNNSTGITDDERELVGRWFKAGAPTE; encoded by the coding sequence ATGGAAGCGTATTTATTTGACTGGGCCAATTTGCTCATTCGCTGGCTGCACGTCATCACCGCCATTGCATGGGTGGGTTCATCTTTCTACTTTGTCTTTTTAGACAACAACCTCATCAAGCCAGAGTCACCAGACTTGCTAGAAAAAGGTGTGGGTGGTGCCATGTGGGCCGTGCATGGTGGTGGTTTTTACAACCCGCAGAAATACCTCACAGCACCTAAAAAAGTGCACACCCACTTGCACTGGTTTTACTGGGAGAGCTACACCACTTGGCTCACAGGCTTTGCGTTGTTTTGTGTGTCTTACCTGTGGCAAGCGCAAACCTATATGGTGGACCCCAACCTTGTGGCCTGGTCGCAAGGCGAGGCAGTGGTGGTTGCACTGGCCTTCTTATTCGGTTTTTGGTTTGTGTACGACGCGCTGTGTCGCACCGTGGGTGCCAAAGACGGCGGCGACAAGTGGGTGGGCTTGTTTGTATTTGCCGCCATTGTGTTTGCCAGTTGGTTGTCCACGCAGTTGTTTGCTGGGCGCGCCGCGTTCCTGCTAATGGGTGCCATGATTGGCACGGCCATGAGTGCCAACGTGTTTTTCTGGATCATTCCTGGCCAACGCAAAATGGTGAAAGCCATGGGCTTAGGCGAACCGGTTGACCCCATACACGGTAAGCGCGGCAAGCAACGAAGCGTGCACAACACCTACTTCACCTTGCCTGTGCTGTTTGCCATGCTGAGCAATCACTACAGCTTTACTTACACCCACGAGTACAACTGGCTGGTGTTGGTGGTGATGATGACGGCGGGTGCATTGATTCGTCAGTTCTTTGTTATGCGCCATGGCTTTAAGCTGGGCCGTAACGCAAACCCCATGCCTTACGCCTTGGTGGGCGTGGCCTTAATCGTTGGCTTGATTGTGGCCATGGCGCCAGCGCCCAAAGCTGCGCTTTCAGCAGCGCAACAAGCTCAAGCTGAGCTGCCCGTGAGTTATGCCCAAGTCAAAGCTGTGATGGACCAGCGCTGCGTGTTGTGTCACGGCGAAGCCATGCAAATGAAAGGCGTGCGTTTGGACAACGCGTCAGACATTGCCACACATGCCCAGGGTGTTTACCAGCAAGTTGTAGTGACCAGGGCCATGCCCATGAACAATTCAACCGGCATTACTGATGACGAGCGCGAGTTGGTTGGCCGTTGGTTCAAGGCCGGTGCACCAACCGAGTAA
- a CDS encoding FAD-dependent oxidoreductase, producing the protein MSISFDALHQHAQSLDQRTRRDTTTPAVDPETGLAIQSIDDILAEANAFHFIDNPGVQYAQLLATEDTDLKRSPLTASGGPIDWKGHPAPRVAVIGGGVSGLYTAWQLAKAGLLVNLYEAGPAPVVGETINGAGRLKATILRDGNKASLVEYGAMRFPSTSYLYWSYQKKILGLTGSETFTAFPNPGRVPTLFRGNGKTSDVLAGVWHTQGVSVNIPEPYASLAQRHIESFIQYHPPGVADTAAVIRDLVKQPPSATTQDRIKAFWQAAIHDIGHLSYRDFLSVRGGYSNDDIEIIGYIGFGTGGFAPLFQVCALEMMRLTIWDYSAEFANPRQYEFAQQLATTAQSHGVHIYYNTPVAGIAYSTRADQYVPLVDTAPGTPGIGNRADFLVLSMSHKAAQRLLQGSQAAAARVPNFASLVPQAIFPLYDTQHTAFESDIKRDLEAQIGIGAVKIFQTVAGPTRNAQGNGPLTAYASLDTQTPFDKRIRSAFGALSPSANSPIGVSYMLPLSGSAFATQTYTAALHYAWQDNAQAIYDKVLARDNAVHQSLSTTGFYHGQRTEANGVATAVLQAYAPRYEQARVSAEVVGNPLFGHTFNFISYLPGSSSDEGYFSIVYWNHVPYVWTGFKLDNVGCGAFLTQSFQTVSSASINSTLWDKASVKGSQVHPSMKKLYFTGCSVSNYGGWVEGAMQSAINAMTAITKEAAVMRLGTTAPCNAAMLSQVLDSAPKAITYGNSPFIGFTVGTRTPLEATAPRSLYVQSGEAIDKLGFDATDAVGGNGGGVYPNISLDNLQSIVAVFGMYTGGKEPEPSLSSLTFTYRDGSHQTFGHKRLFQQTESITINLDDYGPNARIHAMNVWTKGWLVNGVNFAIH; encoded by the coding sequence ATGAGCATAAGTTTTGACGCACTTCATCAGCACGCACAGTCGCTAGACCAACGAACCCGGCGCGACACCACCACCCCGGCGGTTGACCCCGAAACCGGTCTGGCCATCCAGTCAATCGACGACATCTTGGCGGAAGCCAACGCATTTCACTTCATCGATAACCCTGGCGTGCAGTACGCCCAGTTGCTGGCCACAGAGGACACCGATCTGAAACGCTCACCACTCACCGCTTCGGGTGGCCCCATCGACTGGAAGGGGCACCCCGCACCGCGCGTGGCCGTGATTGGTGGCGGCGTCTCCGGCCTTTACACGGCTTGGCAACTGGCCAAAGCGGGGCTGCTGGTTAACCTTTACGAAGCGGGGCCCGCGCCGGTGGTTGGCGAAACCATCAACGGCGCCGGTCGCCTCAAAGCCACCATCTTGCGCGACGGCAACAAGGCATCGTTGGTGGAATACGGCGCCATGCGGTTTCCCAGTACGTCTTATTTGTACTGGAGCTATCAAAAGAAAATCTTGGGTCTAACCGGCAGCGAAACCTTTACTGCCTTTCCCAACCCAGGCAGAGTGCCCACGCTGTTTCGTGGCAACGGCAAAACCAGCGATGTCTTAGCCGGGGTGTGGCACACCCAAGGCGTCAGCGTCAATATCCCTGAGCCTTATGCCTCACTGGCCCAACGCCACATCGAGAGTTTCATTCAGTACCACCCACCCGGCGTTGCCGACACCGCTGCCGTGATCAGAGACTTGGTTAAACAACCACCATCTGCCACCACCCAAGACCGTATCAAAGCCTTTTGGCAAGCCGCCATCCACGACATCGGCCATTTAAGTTACCGCGACTTTCTCTCGGTACGCGGCGGCTACAGCAACGACGACATTGAAATCATTGGTTATATTGGCTTTGGCACCGGCGGCTTTGCCCCGCTTTTTCAGGTTTGCGCGCTGGAGATGATGCGCCTGACTATTTGGGACTACAGCGCCGAGTTTGCCAATCCACGCCAATACGAGTTCGCGCAACAACTCGCCACCACCGCGCAAAGCCACGGGGTACACATCTACTACAACACCCCGGTGGCGGGCATCGCCTACAGCACTCGGGCCGACCAGTACGTGCCTCTGGTGGACACCGCCCCTGGCACACCCGGCATAGGCAATCGCGCCGACTTTTTGGTGCTCTCCATGAGCCATAAAGCCGCGCAACGCTTGCTGCAAGGCAGCCAAGCAGCGGCGGCCCGGGTGCCCAACTTTGCCAGCTTGGTGCCACAGGCGATTTTCCCTCTTTACGACACCCAGCACACCGCCTTTGAAAGCGATATCAAACGCGACCTTGAAGCACAAATCGGCATCGGCGCAGTCAAGATATTTCAAACGGTTGCCGGGCCTACGCGTAATGCGCAGGGCAACGGACCACTGACCGCCTACGCTTCGCTGGATACCCAAACCCCATTCGACAAACGCATTCGCTCCGCCTTTGGCGCGTTATCGCCAAGCGCCAACAGCCCCATTGGCGTGAGCTATATGCTGCCGCTGTCAGGCTCGGCGTTTGCCACACAAACCTATACCGCTGCATTGCACTACGCGTGGCAAGACAACGCACAGGCCATTTATGACAAGGTGCTGGCGCGTGACAACGCCGTACACCAAAGCCTTAGCACCACCGGTTTCTACCACGGCCAACGCACCGAGGCCAACGGCGTGGCCACCGCGGTACTGCAGGCCTATGCGCCGCGCTATGAACAGGCGCGCGTCAGCGCCGAGGTTGTGGGTAACCCCTTGTTTGGGCACACCTTTAACTTCATCTCTTACCTACCAGGCAGCTCATCCGACGAAGGCTACTTCTCTATCGTGTACTGGAACCACGTGCCTTATGTTTGGACGGGCTTTAAGCTCGATAACGTTGGCTGCGGGGCCTTTCTAACGCAATCCTTTCAAACCGTCTCCAGCGCGTCGATCAACAGCACGCTGTGGGACAAAGCCTCAGTTAAGGGCAGTCAGGTCCATCCGAGCATGAAAAAGCTGTACTTCACTGGCTGCTCCGTGAGCAACTACGGCGGCTGGGTTGAAGGGGCGATGCAATCCGCGATCAACGCCATGACGGCCATCACCAAAGAAGCCGCTGTGATGCGCCTTGGCACCACCGCGCCATGCAACGCGGCCATGCTGTCACAGGTACTCGATAGCGCTCCCAAGGCCATTACCTACGGTAACTCGCCATTCATAGGTTTTACCGTTGGCACACGCACGCCCCTAGAAGCCACGGCGCCCCGTTCGCTTTACGTGCAATCTGGAGAGGCCATTGACAAGCTCGGCTTTGACGCCACCGACGCAGTCGGTGGCAACGGCGGCGGGGTATACCCCAACATCAGCCTCGATAACCTCCAGTCAATCGTCGCGGTTTTTGGCATGTACACCGGAGGAAAAGAACCAGAACCCTCCTTGTCCTCGCTTACGTTCACGTACCGCGATGGAAGCCATCAAACATTTGGGCATAAACGTCTTTTCCAACAGACCGAGTCCATCACCATCAACCTCGATGACTACGGACCCAACGCCCGCATCCACGCCATGAACGTGTGGACCAAAGGTTGGCTGGTTAACGGCGTGAATTTTGCAATCCACTGA
- the iaaH gene encoding indoleacetamide hydrolase, producing the protein MKVTKRVLLHAGAAAALSKHLPISATTPVSGNPSANTLTQAVNQAIARAKAAQALNAYVTLDAAGLHQQAQALAQRERAGEVMPLYGTVVALKDNIDVAGLPCGAGTRALQNRIPREDAPLVQRLRRAGALISGKLGMHELAFGITSNNAVNGAVHNPHDPARIPGGSSGGCGAAVAAGLVPLAIGTDTGGSVRVPASLCGVAGFRPSLGRYPARGIVPISSTRDVPGPLALSAAHLVTADAVMADRPRPVAPLGSLQGVRLGLPKQAFWQNLDPGTERVAQQAVETLARAGVKWVEVDLPDLATTNQAASFPIVFYEFVLDLGRYLQRAGYNLTVADVIAAIESPDVAAACKPLLGSGAVPYAAYSKALAARQRLQSIYAHTYAAANVRALVFPTTPLPAATIGQDDTVMLLGQQVPTFATYIRHTDPGSVAGLCGISLPVGQASGLPVGLELDAPAQTDDALLALAMAVEREFAPAQPVRQL; encoded by the coding sequence ATGAAAGTCACCAAACGAGTGCTGTTGCACGCAGGCGCCGCAGCGGCGCTGTCCAAGCACCTACCGATATCGGCCACCACGCCGGTCAGCGGCAACCCGTCGGCCAACACGCTAACCCAGGCGGTCAATCAGGCCATTGCACGCGCGAAGGCGGCCCAGGCGCTCAATGCCTACGTCACACTCGACGCCGCGGGCTTGCACCAACAAGCCCAAGCGTTGGCGCAGCGCGAGCGTGCCGGAGAAGTCATGCCTTTATACGGCACCGTGGTGGCCCTTAAAGACAACATCGACGTGGCTGGCCTGCCTTGCGGGGCCGGCACGCGAGCCCTGCAAAACCGTATACCCCGAGAAGACGCCCCACTGGTGCAACGCCTGCGCCGCGCCGGCGCCCTGATCAGCGGCAAACTTGGCATGCACGAGCTGGCTTTTGGCATCACCAGCAACAACGCCGTTAATGGCGCGGTGCACAACCCACACGACCCCGCGCGCATTCCTGGCGGCAGCAGCGGCGGCTGTGGCGCGGCCGTGGCCGCTGGCTTGGTGCCATTGGCCATTGGCACCGACACCGGTGGCTCGGTACGAGTGCCAGCGTCGTTGTGCGGTGTGGCCGGCTTTCGCCCGTCACTGGGACGCTACCCGGCTAGAGGCATAGTGCCTATTTCAAGCACCCGAGACGTACCCGGCCCGCTGGCACTCAGCGCTGCGCACCTGGTTACGGCCGATGCAGTCATGGCAGACCGGCCACGGCCGGTGGCGCCACTGGGCAGCCTGCAAGGGGTGCGCTTGGGTCTGCCCAAGCAAGCCTTTTGGCAAAACCTTGACCCAGGTACCGAACGTGTGGCGCAGCAAGCCGTGGAAACCCTGGCGCGCGCAGGCGTGAAGTGGGTAGAGGTTGACCTGCCCGATTTGGCCACAACCAATCAAGCGGCAAGCTTTCCGATTGTGTTTTATGAATTCGTGCTGGATCTGGGGCGCTACTTGCAACGCGCAGGCTACAACCTCACCGTTGCCGACGTCATTGCGGCCATTGAAAGCCCCGACGTGGCCGCAGCTTGCAAACCTCTATTGGGCAGCGGTGCAGTGCCTTACGCGGCTTACAGCAAGGCCTTGGCCGCGCGACAGCGTTTGCAAAGCATTTACGCCCACACCTACGCCGCCGCCAACGTGCGCGCACTGGTGTTTCCCACCACGCCTCTACCTGCTGCGACCATAGGACAAGACGACACCGTCATGCTGCTTGGCCAACAAGTGCCTACCTTTGCTACCTACATACGCCACACCGACCCCGGCAGCGTCGCCGGACTGTGCGGTATCTCATTGCCAGTGGGCCAGGCCAGCGGCCTGCCCGTGGGGCTAGAGCTTGATGCACCAGCCCAAACCGACGACGCCTTACTCGCGTTGGCCATGGCGGTGGAGCGTGAGTTTGCGCCGGCGCAGCCGGTGCGCCAACTCTAG